From Synchiropus splendidus isolate RoL2022-P1 chromosome 10, RoL_Sspl_1.0, whole genome shotgun sequence, the proteins below share one genomic window:
- the gtf2e1 gene encoding general transcription factor IIE subunit 1 codes for MIEPELLTEVPAALKRLAKQVVRGFYGIEHALALDVLIRNPCVREEDMLELLKFDRKQLRSVLNTLKADKFVKCRMRVETAPDGKTTRHNYYFINYRVLVNVVKYKLDHMRRRIETDERDSTNRASFRCPCCFSTFTDLEANQLFDFMTGKFRCTFCQTEVEEDESVCPEARTPVARFNEQIEPIYALLRETEDVNLSHDLLEPEPSEIPALKQSRDRAAASAVNASGQHREVWSNKGSYADLYTQNVVINMEEQDEQQKRASEGKEAKERPVWLTQSTVPGAYTDSENKNHGDLASGAQDGASGRGSGQADENEEVMRALLIHEKRSVAAAGGAAGGAAARGLASAAANASDSDSDTSESDDESPSAPPARTASQLKQAEEDDDDDEFEEVGDEPMVMVGGRQYSYREVSQRPELVKQMTPQETEAYIEMGQTLFQDMYF; via the exons ATGATTGAGCCTGAGCTCCTCACCGAGGTCCCGGCGGCGCTCAAGCGACTCGCCAAGCAGGTGGTCAGGGGGTTCTACGGAATCGAACACGCTCTGGCCTTGGATGTCCTCATTCGCAACCCCTGCGTCCGAGAAGAGGACATGCTGGAGCTGCTCAAGTTTGACCGCAAACAGCTGCGCTCAGTCCTCAACACGCTCAAAGCCGACAAGTTTGTCAAGTGTCGCATGCGAGTGGAGACCGCCCCCGATGGCAAAACCACACGTCACAACTACTATTTCATCAACTACAG GGTCCTGGTCAATGTGGTGAAGTACAAATTGGACCACATGCGGAGGCGCATTGAGACAGATGAGCGGGACTCCACGAACCGCGCCTCCTTCCGGTGCCCCTGCTGCTTTTCCACCTTCACTGATCTTGAGGCAAACCAACTGTTTGACTTTATGACAG GTAAATTTCGCTGCACCTTCTGTCAGACTGAGGTAGAGGAGGATGAATCTGTGTGTCCTGAAGCGAGGACGCCGGTGGCCCGATTCAATGAGCAAATTGAACCAATCTATGCTCTGCTGCGTGAAACAGAGGACGTCAACTTATCCCATGACCTTCTTGAGCCAGAGCCATCGGAGATCCCGGCTCTCAAACAAAG CCGCGATCGTGCTGCCGCGTCTGCAGTCAATGCGTCCGGTCAACACCGCGAAGTTTGGTCCAACAAAGGTTCCTATGCCGACCTGTACACCCAAAATGTTGTCATCAACATGGAGGAGCAAGATGAGCAACAAAAGCGGGCCTCTGAGGGCAAAGAGGCGAAGGAGAGGCCGGTGTGGTTGACTCAGAGCACGGTGCCAGGGGCGTACACCGATTCTGAGAACAAGAACC ATGGGGATCTGGCATCAGGAGCGCAAGATGGAGCAAGTGGCCGGGGAAGCGGTCAGGCAGATGAAAATGAGGAGGTCATGCGTGCGCTGCTCATCCACGAGAAGAGGAGTGTGGCAGCGGCAGGGGGAGCTGCAGGTGGAGCCGCAGCCCGCGGGCTCGCTTCCGCCGCCGCTAATGCCAGTGACTCAGACAGCGACACCAGCGAATCAGATGACGAGTCTCCCTCCGCCCCTCCCGCTCGTACGGCTTCTCAGCTGAAGCAGGcggaggaggacgacgacgacgatgagtTTGAGGAAGTGGGTGATGAGCCCATGGTGATGGTGGGAGGTCGGCAGTATTCGTACCGAGAAGTCAGCCAACGGCCCGAACTAGTCAAGCAGATGACCCCGCAGGAGACGGAAGCCTACATTGAAATGGGACAAACGCTCTTCCAGGACATGTATTTCTAA
- the rabl3 gene encoding rab-like protein 3 isoform X2: MASLDRVKVLVLGDSGVGKSSLVHLLCQNQVLGNPSWTVGCSVDVRVQDYKEGTPEEKTYYIELWDVGGSVGSASSVKSTRAVFYNSVNGIILVHDLTNKKSSQNLYRWSLEALNKDSSPTGVIVSNGSDYDREQFAENPVPLLLIGTKFDQIPETKRTEVLTRTAFLSEDFNAEEINLDCTNPRYLAAGTSNAVKLSR; the protein is encoded by the exons ATGGCTTCTTTAGACAGAGTTAAAGTGTTAGTTTTAGGCGATTCAG GAGTGGGGAAATCCTCATTGGTCCACCTCCTCTGTCAGAACCAGGTGTTGGGAAATCCATCATGGACTGTCGGCTGTTCTGTAGATGTTCGG GTTCAGGACTATAAGGAGGGAACTCCAGAGGAGAAGACATATTACATTGAACTATGGGATGTTGGAGGATCAGTCGGCAGTGCCAGCAGTGTGAAAAGCACCAGAGCTGTTTTTTACAACTCTGTAAATG gGATAATTCTGGTTCATGATTTGACAAATAAGAAGTCCTCCCAAAATCTCTACCGGTGGTCTCTAGAAGCCTTGAACAAAGACTCCTCACCCACAGGTGTTATCGTCTCCAATGG CAGTGACTATGACAGAGAACAGTTTGCAGAGAACCCAGTCCCTTTGCTTCTTATTGGCACCAAGTTCGACCAAATTCCAGAGACCAAACGCACCGAAGTCCTCACTCGAACCGCCTTCTTGTCTGAGGATTTCAATGCAGAAGAGATCAACCTT GATTGCACCAATCCACGATACCTTGCCGCAGGGACATCAAACGCGGTGAAGCTCAGCAG GTGA
- the rabl3 gene encoding rab-like protein 3 isoform X1, which produces MASLDRVKVLVLGDSGVGKSSLVHLLCQNQVLGNPSWTVGCSVDVRVQDYKEGTPEEKTYYIELWDVGGSVGSASSVKSTRAVFYNSVNGIILVHDLTNKKSSQNLYRWSLEALNKDSSPTGVIVSNGSDYDREQFAENPVPLLLIGTKFDQIPETKRTEVLTRTAFLSEDFNAEEINLDCTNPRYLAAGTSNAVKLSRFFDKVIEKRYFTRDPSQMTGFTDRKRFNFKSLHYD; this is translated from the exons ATGGCTTCTTTAGACAGAGTTAAAGTGTTAGTTTTAGGCGATTCAG GAGTGGGGAAATCCTCATTGGTCCACCTCCTCTGTCAGAACCAGGTGTTGGGAAATCCATCATGGACTGTCGGCTGTTCTGTAGATGTTCGG GTTCAGGACTATAAGGAGGGAACTCCAGAGGAGAAGACATATTACATTGAACTATGGGATGTTGGAGGATCAGTCGGCAGTGCCAGCAGTGTGAAAAGCACCAGAGCTGTTTTTTACAACTCTGTAAATG gGATAATTCTGGTTCATGATTTGACAAATAAGAAGTCCTCCCAAAATCTCTACCGGTGGTCTCTAGAAGCCTTGAACAAAGACTCCTCACCCACAGGTGTTATCGTCTCCAATGG CAGTGACTATGACAGAGAACAGTTTGCAGAGAACCCAGTCCCTTTGCTTCTTATTGGCACCAAGTTCGACCAAATTCCAGAGACCAAACGCACCGAAGTCCTCACTCGAACCGCCTTCTTGTCTGAGGATTTCAATGCAGAAGAGATCAACCTT GATTGCACCAATCCACGATACCTTGCCGCAGGGACATCAAACGCGGTGAAGCTCAGCAGGTTCTTTgacaag GTGATAGAGAAGAGATACTTCACAAGAGATCCAAGTCAG ATGACTGGCTTCACAGACAGGAAGCGATTTAACTTTAAAAGCTTGCACTACGACTGA
- the LOC128765931 gene encoding mast cell protease 1-like, producing the protein MKQVCRLLFALQLISVAGATGAKIIGGRVSRPHSRPYMASVQRDGQHLCGGVLIRDNFVLTAAHCSKNSPTMVVLGAHNLSRAEQSQQRIKVQKSYPHKHYKQGYDYDIMLLKLKTKAKLNKYTKTMKLPDGAPVKIDCTVAGWGKTGAEEPPSKVLKETEEVLQSSKTCKKLWQNHFYAQHMVCTKSKANEGVYQGDSGGPLLCGHKLIGITSFTSNIVTHPGYPHVFTNVPFFVPWIKSVTNSPHSSD; encoded by the exons ATGAAGCAGGTTTGCCGTCTCTTGTTCGCCCTTCAACTGATCTCCGTCGCCG GAGCCACAGGGGCCAAAATAATTGGTGGACGGGTCTCAAGGCCTCACTCGCGACCGTACATGGCCTCAGTGCAGCGCGATGGACAACATCTGTGTGGAGGGGTTCTAATCCGTGACAACTTTGTCCTCACTGCAGCCCATTGCTCTAAGAACAG TCCTACCATGGTGGTACTTGGAGCACATAACCTCAGTCGTGCAGAGCAAAGCCAGCAGAGGATCAAAGTGCAGAAGTCCTATCCACACAAACATTACAAACAGGGGTACGACTATGACATCATGCTGCTCAAG TTGAAAACTAAAGCCAAGCTGAACAAATACACCAAGACCATGAAACTCCCGGACGGAGCTCCAGTGAAAATCGATTGCACGGTGGCTGGCTGGGGCAAAACCGGTGCTGAAGAACCTCCGTCCAAAGTGCTGAAGGAGACGGAAGAAGTTCTCCAGTCGAGCAAGACGTGCAAAAAGCTGTGGCAAAACCACTTCTACGCTCAGCACATGGTGTGCACCAAGAGCAAAGCTAATGAAGGAGTCTACCAG GGTGACTCTGGAGGGCCGCTGCTCTGCGGCCACAAGCTGATAGGGATCACATCATTCACGTCTAATATAGTCACCCATCCAGGCTACCCTCACGTCTTCACCAATGTCCCCTTCTTCGTCCCGTGGATCAAGAGTGTGACGAACAGTCCTCACTCATCGGACTGA
- the LOC128765930 gene encoding UDP-glucuronosyltransferase-like yields the protein MGSWVWFQVLAGLCCLSLGPVLGGKVLVVPVDGSHWLSLKILVKELHQRGHDMVVLVPETSLLIGHSESYRTIVWKVPYTKEDLDQSFDSLRNSLFLKPPGITDLFVNVQRLVNFTKTQARGCETLLHDQAMMAELQAEGFDAVLTDPFLPCGSILARAFSIPAVYFLRGLPCGIDLKANQCPAPLSYVPLDFTGNTDVMTFPQRLLNVAMFAVESYVCHLCYDHFGELASRYFGESMSYKDLLSHGAIWLLRYDFALEWPRPIMPNMVFIGGINCVKKNPLPADLQEFVDGSGDDGFIVFTLGSMVSNMPADKAKHFFDAFSRIPQRVIWRFTGEAPKNVSKNVRLMKWIPQNDLLAHPKAKVFITHGGTHGIYEGVCNAVPMLMFPLFGDQGDNVHKLVIRGVAEKLSIFDVNGDSMAAALKKLIYDQSYKEKMAELSAVHLDRPVPPLEQAVFWTEFVMRHKGAEHLRVSAHDLNWIQYHSLDVMGFILLVIVTVLFLTLKCCLFLGRKCCGRATAKRKSE from the exons ATGGGCAGCTGGGTGTGGTTTCAAGTGCTGGCTGGACTGTGCTGCCTCAGTCTGGGGCCTGTTCTTGGGGGGAAGGTCCTGGTCGTGCCGGTGGATGGAAGTCACTGGCTGAGCCTGAAGATTCTGGTCAAGGAGCTCCACCAAAGGGGACACGACATGGTGGTTTTGGTGCCTGAGACCAGCCTCCTGATCGGGCACTCTGAGAGCTACAGAACCATTGTCTGGAAAGTGCCCTACACCAAAGAAGATCTGGATCAGAGCTTTGATTCTCTCAGAAACTCTCTATTTCTCAAACCGCCAGGTATCACTGATCTATTCGTCAACGTCCAGCGTTTGGTCAATTTTACAAAAACACAGGCGAGAGGTTGTGAGACTCTCCTACACGACCAAGCGATGATGGCTGAATTACAAGCGGAGGGATTTGATGCTGTTCTCACAGACCCATTTCTTCCATGTGGATCCATCCTGGCACGAGCCTTTTCCATCCCTGCTGTGTATTTCCTGCGAGGACTTCCATGTGGCATCGATTTGAAAGCAAACCAGTGCCCGGCTCCTCTCTCATACGTTCCTCTGGacttcactggcaacacagacGTCATGACCTTCCCGCAGAGGCTCCTCAACGTCGCTATGTTCGCAGTGGAGTCCTACGTCTGCCATTTGTGTTACGACCACTTTGGGGAGCTGGCGTCACGCTATTTTGGAGAGAGTATGTCCTACAAGGATCTGTTGAGCCATGGTGCCATCTGGCTTCTCAGATATGACTTTGCACTCGAGTGGCCCAGACCAATCATGCCCAACATGGTTTTCATTGGAGGCATCAACTGTGTGAAGAAAAATCCTCTACCTGCC GATTTGCAGGAGTTTGTCGACGGCTCCGGGGACGACGGCTTCATCGTGTTCACCCTGGGCTCCATGGTGTCAAACATGCCTGCAGATAAAGCCAAACACTTCTTCGACGCCTTCAGTCGAATTCCACAAAGG GTCATTTGGCGATTCACCGGAGAGGCACCCAAGAATGTCTCAAAGAATGTCAGACTGATGAAGTGGATACCTCAAAATGATCTGcttg CGCACCCCAAGGCCAAAGTCTTCATCACACATGGAGGAACCCACGGTATCTACGAGGGCGTCTGCAACGCTGTCCCCATGCTCATGTTCCCACTTTTCGGGGACCAAGGTGACAATGTCCATAAACTGGTGATTCGGGGCGTCGCGGAGAAACTCAGTATATTCGACGTGAACGGCGACTCAATGGCGGCCGCACTGAAAAAACTCATCTACGATCAAAG TTACAAGGAGAAGATGGCAGAGCTTTCTGCTGTTCATCTGGATCGTCCAGTTCCCCCCCTGGAGCAGGCTGTGTTCTGGACCGAGTTCGTCATGAGACACAAAGGAGCGGAGCATTTACGGGTCTCGGCTCATGACCTCAACTGGATCCAGTACCACAGCCTGGACGTCATGGGCTTCATCTTGTTGGTCATTGTGACTGTCTTGTTCTTGACCCTCAAATGCTGCTTGTTCCTTGGCCGCAAGTGTTGTGGAAGAGCGACAGCAAAGAGAAAATCCGagtga